A single genomic interval of Zingiber officinale cultivar Zhangliang chromosome 4A, Zo_v1.1, whole genome shotgun sequence harbors:
- the LOC121972929 gene encoding probable protein phosphatase 2C 35, with product MRWDDLDRKTDGAGEGAYPFGVHEAGLPQGLLRTFSNRAGPAGTVTVPSAGVCLRFASLTQRGQYPDSLDRAKQDSFCVRTNFQANPDLHFFGVFDGHGQFGGQCAEFVRDKLTELLAGDARLHDDPVKAFHSAFVATNSALHDSEIDNSMSGTTAIAVLVSGDTLYVANVGDSRAVAGVWSGGCEVAEELSCDQTPYRKDEYQRVKGCGARVLCVDQVEGMMDPDIQSWGDEEDGNGDPPRLWVQNGMYPGTAFTRSIGDLTAESIGVIAIPEVKIVKITPNHLFFVVASDGIFEFLSSQVVVDMVSRFPDPQVAFSAITAESYKLWLEHENRTDDITVIIVHIKDMEDSDSLATLKTIQTSSNAVSSEVVNVDRHTISSPSNNIEKGSSDLKSHPLGSTVNPCHAHFVTSPTHSVHLNVIINPD from the exons ATGAG ATGGGACGACTTAGATAGGAAG ACCGACGGCGCCGGCGAAGGCGCTTACCCCTTCGGGGTCCATGAGGCCGGCTTGCCGCAGGGCCTCCTCCGTACATTCTCGAATCGGGCTGGCCCGGCCGGCACCGTGACCGTCCCCTCCGCCGGCGTCTGCCTCCGTTTCGCCTCCCTCACCCAGCGAGGACAATACCCGGACTCCCTAGACCGCGCGAAGCAGGACAGCTTCTGCGTCCGGACCAACTTCCAGGCCAACCCCGACCTCCACTTCTTCGGCGTCTTTGACGGCCACGGCCAGTTCGGTGGTCAGTGCGCCGAGTTCGTCCGCGACAAGCTCACGGAATTATTGGCCGGCGATGCTCGTCTGCACGATGACCCCGTGAAAGCCTTCCATTCTGCTTTCGTCGCCACCAATTCCGCGCTCCACGATAGCGAGATCGACAATTCGATGAGCGGCACAACTGCGATCGCAGTCCTCGTCAGCGGTGATACTCTCTATGTTGCAAATGTAGGGGATTCGAGGGCGGTGGCCGGAGTTTGGAGTGGGGGTTGCGAGGTGGCCGAGGAGTTGTCCTGTGACCAGACGCCATACCGGAAGGATGAGTATCAGAGGGTGAAGGGGTGCGGTGCAAGAGTGTTGTGTGTTGATCAAGTGGAGGGGATGATGGATCCTGACATCCAGAGCTGGGGCGATGAGGAGGACGGGAATGGGGATCCACCAAGGCTGTGGGTGCAGAACGGCATGTATCCGGGCACAGCATTCACTAGAAGCATTGGAGACCTAACGGCTGAGAGCATCGGGGTGATTGCCATTCCAGAGGTGAAGATTGTGAAGATTACACCAAACcatctcttctttgttgtggcAAGTGATGGCATTTTTGAGTTCCTATCGAGTCAAGTGGTGGTCGATATG GTGTCTAGATTTCCTGATCCTCAGGTTGCCTTTTCAGCAATTACTGCTGAATCTTACAAACTTTGGTTAGAGCATGAAAACCGTACAGATGATATAACAGTTATTATTGTGCATATCAAAGATATGGAAGAT TCGGACTCCCTAGCAACCCTGAAAACCATTCAAACCAGTAGCAATGCTGTAAGTTCAGAGGTAGTGAATGTTGATAGGCACACAATTTCTTCGCCCAGTAACAATATAGAAAAAGGCAGCTCAGACTTGAAGTCGCACCCTCTTGGATCGACAGTAAATCCATGCCATGCACATTTTGTAACTTCACCCACTCACTCTGTCCATTTAAATG TGATTATTAATCCAGATTGA